Within Candidatus Cloacimonadota bacterium, the genomic segment GCCACAGGAAGAAGATAACGCCGCAAACCGCGAAAGCTTTCATCAATCCCGCGCTCCAGGCTTTTTGCCGTTTTTCGTCCACACTGAGAATGGTGTCCACGCCCAAAGCCGCCAAAACAACCGCGTTTAGCTGTACCATAATCAAAATCATGGAAGGCACACGGAATTTGTTGAAATAGGGCAGATATTTCATGAAAAGGTTTGAAAGATGGGGAGTTGCGCTGCCGAAGGACATGATGAGAAAAATCAGGGAAGTGATGCCCAGAAAGATGGAAAAGCGGCGGTGTTTTTTGCCAATCATGGCGATAATGCCGAAAGCTAACACAATGAGTCCGAAATAGTTATAGACCTGTGTGAAGGGCATGTAACCCCAATAGTTGGGGCTGATGCCGCCATAAAAATCAGGTATGAAAAAAGTGATGATTTCCTTGGGATGGAAGCTCCAACCCTGGGCATAGCTGGTTTCCAATCCGCCCGGACCGCCGCGCATGGTGTGGTGACTGTATTCCATGGTGCTGAGGTAGGGGTTCATCACCGCCAAAGCAGTCAAACCAAAAGCCAAAACGGTCAGCAAAGTGAATATCCAAAAGCGTTTATGATCTTTTTTCTTGAAGTTTTCCACGAGCTGCCAAACCCAATACATACCCATGAAAAGATAGAGGTAATAGCTGACCTGGGGGTGGTTTTCACGCAATTGCATGATGAGGGTGGTTGCCAAAAAACCCAAACCCAGAATATCCGGTTTTTCCCGCAGGCGCAAATATGCCCAAATCACCCAAGGTAAATACATAATGGCGCGGAACTTGGTGTTATGTCCGATTTCCACCAAACCCAGCCAATGGCAGGAAAACATGAATGCCACGGCGCCAAAGAAGCTGGTCCAGACGTCCATTTTGAGGAATCTGAGCAGTAAAAACACCCCCAAAGTGCCGATGAAAAGCAGGAAGATACGCCAGTTGATGAGTTTGTCCGTCAAGCGCGATAGGTTTTCCAAAAAAGGCCAGCGGTTCGGGAAGGAAATCATGTAGGAAGGCATTCCGCTGAACATACTTTGGGTCCATAAAGCCTTGTCGGAGTGCGCCTTATTATAATTTATAATCTCATTCGCGGCGCCCTGCCACTGCGAAATATCCGAGGCGGGGGGCGTATAGCCTTGGAAAGCCACTGGAAAATAGAGCAGGCTCACCAAAACCAATAAAAAACCCATCAAAACCCAGGGCAGCCAAGGGTTTTGACCAAGGTTTTCCAACCAGTTTGGCTGATGTGCCATCGTGGGGGCAGATTTTGGGGCTTTGGAGCGAGGTCCCCTGCTGGTTTTAACAGCCTGGCGGCTTTTATCCTTAATTTTGGGGTTGACATTTTTCTTGGACATTTTATCCTCAATTCAAAAGATTTATATAAGCATCAGAATTGCGCCGCGTTTATCGGTCAAGCACAAAATGAAATCGCCGACGCTAAAAAGAGGAGTATAACAATGGTTTTTGAATTTCGTAAAAGGATATATGGCTATGAGTGTGACGTGTATGGCCACCTGAATAATGCCATCTATTTGCAGCTTTTGGAAGCGGCGCGCTCCGAGGCCATGATTGAGATGGATATGTCTATATCACGCATGCGGGAACTGGGTTTACAGATATTCATCCGCAGTTTTACCCTGGATTATTTGAAGGCGGTGGCACATGAAGACCTCATCACCATCAAAAGCTGGTTCGACCAGATTAACCGCGTGAAAGGAAACTGGACCCAGCAGATTTATAACGAGCAGGGGGAACTCTGTTTTGAAGCCAGGATGGTTGGTGTTTTTGCCTGTGAAGGGCGCGCCAAACGCTTGCCTCAGGATGTTTTCGAACATTTTGGGAAATATCTTGAAAAGGTCTGAGCATTGTTCATTTAATTTTTAGCTAAACCCCAACTCTTTGTCTGGCTTATGTTTATCCTTTGAAACATAAGGAAGACATAAGGCGGCAAGCAAGAGCCATCAGCTAAAATGCTGTGAAATCATCAAATAAGAGAGCGGGAAAAACGAGAATAATCGGCTCTGAAAGCTGGACAATCAGCCAGTCCCACCTATTTACGCGGATGGATGGCAAATCTGAACTGGAATGAAAATTGCGTATTTGGCAATCGACACACTACGTGCGTGAGGAAAACATGAAGAAATATTTGATTGCCGCCCTAATCGTTTTTTGCGCGGCGTTATCGGCTTGGGGCGACACATTGCCAAGCTGTTATTATACTTACGACCAAATTTCACAAATGCTGTTGGATTATGAAAACCAGCACCCGGATATTGCAAAACGCGTCCAGATTGGAGTTACCCAGCAAGACCAAATGCCCATCTATGCCATGCGTATTTCAGACAACGTGACCCAGGATGAGGAAGAACCCGCCCTGCTTTTTGTGGGGCAGGTGCACGCGGAAGAGGTTTTGGGAGTGCAGATAACCATGGACAACATAGAGAAAATCCTGACCAACAGGAACCAGATTCCCTACATGCAGTGGATCAACTTTTTGGATATGTGGTTTGTGCCCACCTTGAATCCTGAAGGACACAACGTGGTGACCGCCGGTTTGGATCTTTCATACCGTAAAAACAAGCGGGACAACAATAACAATGGCATTTTTGACTATAGTCCCCTGGTTGGCTACGACATCGACGGCGTGGATATAAACAGAAATTTTGATTTTAACTGGGTGCATGGAGACACTCTGATGCAGCCAGGCGGGCTGGAGGTTTGGGATTATTACCGCGGCCCGGCGCCGATGAGCGAAAGCGAAGTTCAAGCCATTAAAAACCTCGCCGATCGTTATAAATTTATCTATTCCATCTGCTGGCATTCCTCACGCACCGGCAATTTTAGCGAAAAATGCTATTATTCATTCAATTGGAAAGAAATCCGTCCCTCTCCCGACATGGCTTTCTTTGCCTCGGTCTGCTCATCTGTGGCGGCAAAAATTTCAAACGAAGCGGGAACCGGAACCTATGAATCCCTGCCAAACCTCAGCCGCAAGGGCGCTTTTCACGATTGGATGTATAAGCAATATGGAACCCTGCAGATTTTGATTGAATGTGGAACCAGCAATCTTCAGCCGCCTGAGCCTCTGATGCTGGACACTGTGGCTCGCTGTCGCAACGCGGTTTATTGGTTTTTGAACCGCGCTTTGCCATATTCCTCGGATGTGAGTTCATCCTCCATGCTAACCGGAAATATCCGCGACGCAATCACAAACGAGGCTTTGGAAGCCGAAATAATCGTGGAGGCGCATCACGCGCCGTGGTTCGTGCCCCGCACCTCAAACCCTGATACAGGAAGGTTTTACAAAGCTTTGCCCAGCGGAAGCTATGATCTCACTTTTCGTAAAAAGGGCTATTGGGACAAGCGCATTAATGGCCAGGTGATAAATAACGGCGCCATGACCCAGATTCAGGTGCGGATGGAACCCCGCGCAAGTGCCACCCTGAGCGGAAGAGTGCATAGCGGCGGTGCTGATATTCCTGCCCAGATTATAATCGGGGACATTTATAAAGACACGCTTTCGACAAACGGAGTCTTTGTGTATGAAGGTTTTGAAGGTGAATATCCCGTCACGGTTCTGGCCGATGGATATTACCCCTGGCAGGGCACTTTGGAGCTGAATCCCGGACAAAATTGGCTCGTTTTGGATTTGAGCCCAGCCACCCAGATTTTTACGGAAGATTGGGATTCCGGCCTACATGACTGGGAAATCAACGGTCCCTGGGTTTTGCAGGACGAGCTTTCTGTTTCCGGTTCTGCCATCACCGACAGTTGGGGCGGAAAAGGCCTCTACGCGATGAATTGCGATGTGTGGATCTCGCCATCCAACCCGTTGCAAATCCCGGCTCAGGGTTCCTGCGTTCTGATGTTCGATTCACACTTGCACACGGAGTGGGATCACGATTGGGCTCGCGTGGAAACTTCTTTGGATGGGCAAAACTGGACTTCTCGTTGGAGTCGCAGCGGGAAGCATGATGAATTCCGCCGCGAGATTGCGCCCATGGACGATCTGGCTGGTGAGAGCGTCTTTCTGAGATTCCGCCTTACCGACCAAAGCAGCGATGTTGAGCTGACCGACCCAGGCTGGACCATCGACAATATTGCCCTCATCACAGGCATGTCCACAGCCACGCAGGACGAATATCTGCCCGGTCACCCCAAAGCGGCGCTCCACCAAAATTACCCCAATCCCTTCAACCCTCAAACCACTATCCAATATACAATTACCGAGCCGGCGGATATCAGGTTAACGGTATATAATCTCAAGGGACAGTTGGTTCAGGAATTGGTGAGAGGAACTATGCCCACAGGGAAACACAGCGTTGTTTGGAACGGTCTTGACCAGGGTGGAAAACCCGTGGGAAGCGGAATTTACCTATATCGACTGCAAAGTGGAGACTATTGCAAAACCCTGAAAATGATTTTGGCCAAATGAGCCTTTAGTGGCTCCTCACAACCCTGAAGCCCACAAATTGATAGCCTCTGCCGGGATTTCCGGGCATGCGATAGAGGATTTTCAGGTTTGTGCCGATTCCGTTGTCCACGCTGCCGCCGCGGATAACTTTGTTGCCTCCGCTGGAAGGTCCCCTGGGATTTGTGAATTCCGAAAGCTGGGCGGGATATTTGGCATCATACCAATCCCAAACCCATTCGGCAACGTTTCCGCTCATGTCATAAATGCCGTAGGCGTTGGGTTTTTTCTCGCCTCCCCGGCGATAGCGGCGTCCGCTGTTGTCCCTGTGCCAAACATATTCATCGGGGTCATCTGATCCGCTGTAATCAAATAGTGTTCCAGCTTTTGCCGCCATTTCCCATTCCGCTTCAGTGGGCAATCTGTAGCCATTTTTCGAAAAATCACAGGTGACGGAAGCGGCAATTTTATAAACCGGATCCAGCCCTTCAGCTTCGCTGCGAGCGTTGCAATAGCGGATAATATCCATCCAACTGACGTTTTCCACGGGCAGATTTTTGGAAACGTAAAACAAACTGGCGGGCATCATATATTTTTCCCATTCGGCTTGGGTGACCTCATATTTGCTTATCCAAAAACCACTTACAAATACGTTGTGGTTTGGATTGTCTTTTAGACGACCAAAACCAAAGGTGCCGTCCGGGACGCGGACAAATTTGCTCCTATCAGGTGATGGGCTGGTTTTTACGGTGCTGCTTTGCTGGCTGCGCTTTCTGGGTTGGACGGTTTGAGGATCTCTTTTACGAGGATCGTCCCGGAGTGTGGATTGGCCAAATTCATTGGCGCGAGTGGGTTTCTCCGAGCGTCCTGGCAGATCTTCATCCAAGGGAACAGAATTCAGGCTATCCGGTTGTCCACTAAATAATGAGGCGATATTTTCTGCCAAGCCACCAGGTTTGAGGATGGCGGGCATGCCCCAGATGAAGAAGGCTGCGATGCCAGCCACAATCAGCCCAATGGCCAGCCAAAACGTCCACTCCATGTGTTTTTTGGGTGGGGGAAGAGGACTGTCCTGAAGGTCCTGCAGAGTTTGTGAGCTGACATGAGGGGCAAAAACCTCACATTTATCCGTGGACGGCAGGCTTTTCAATCCCTTCAACAAAAGTTCCAGGGAGGTATGTCTTTGCAGGATGTTGCGGTGCAGGCAATCCGCCAGAATCTTATTGAGCGCGACCGTCACTCCGGGAATATGAACAAATTTATGAACACGAAGGTTGTCCGCGCTGTAAAGCGATTTATACAGAACGTTTCCGGAGAGGAGCTGAGCCAGAATGACGCCGATATTGAAGACTTCCTCACGCTCATCCACTTCTTCATATTTGATTCCGGATGTGAGAATGGTGATGTTTTTTTCGTCTTCTGAAAGCATGATCCCGCTGGGGGTAAGTTCGTGCATAGTGAGGCCCTGCTTCCTGACCGCAATGGCTGTTTCGGTCAGTTGGATGGCCACTTTGCGCACAAATTCCTCGTTCAGGCGCTCCGGTTCGTTTTCCTTAATCCGGGACAGGGAATCGCCGTCCACAAATTCCGCCGCCATAAAAACGGGGTCATGAGTTTCGTTCACTTCCGCCACTTTGGCGGTGTGAGCGGATTCCAGCGTGCCCAAGCGTTTCAGCCTATTTTGCAGGGTGATGATGGATTCCAGATCGGAATATTTATATTTGAAAAAGAGCTTCAGAATATACTGTTTTCCGTCTTTTTCGACAATATACTTGATGCCTTCAGGATCTTTGTTTAAAAGGCGGACGACACGGTAGCCGCAGCAATCTTCCCCCGGGCTCATCAGCTTGAAAGCTGTGTCCGTGATTTGGTCTCCCGCATATTTTGGGGATGGCCGCGGTTTTTTGACCGGTTCTTCCGGGGTCTCGGCTTTTTCCACGTCATTCCAGCGGGTCCCGCAATGAACGCAAAATTTTGCGTTTTCGGGAATCTTTTTGCCGCAACTGCCGCAAAATCTCATTAAGCAAGCCTCTCTATTTTGAGGAAAACCTCTTTTCCGTTGATATCGACGGGCTGAACGCCTTGAATGTCAGGGTTTTCAAGCAATTCGTCGCAGAGAGTTTCGGATTTTATAAAATCTCCGTGTTCAGCCAAAGCGGCGGCGATATCGGCATCGCCTTTCCAACTCACGCGGATGCGGTCCATAATTTCAAAGCCCTGTTCCTTGCGGCTGAACTGGATTTTGTTCACCAGTTCGCGAGCCAGACCTTCGCGAAGCAGTTCCGGGCTGAGGGTGGTGTCCAGTGCCACAAACGTATCTTTAAGGCTTTCAAACACAAAGCCTTCACGAGGCTGGATGTGGACTGCCACGTCTTCCGGAACCAGATCCAAACCCAGAGGCTCGAGCCTGTAGCTGCCTGTGGCATTGAAAGCTGACAGCACTTCCTGTCCTTTCAATTTTGCCAGTTCGGCGGCGATTGCCTTCATCTGGCTGCCATATTTTGGCCCCATCACCTTGAATTGCGGCTTCAATTCATAATGAACAAAGTCATCATCCTCAGCCACATACACAATCTCATGGATGTTCACTTCCTCCTGCAACAGCCCCGCCATCCTCTGTACAGTGGCTTTGTGTTTGGCGGGCACATACATCTTTTGAAGCGGCTGGCGAACCTTGATCTGGCAAGCGTTTCGTGCCGCGCGTCCCAGATAGACGAGATCGATGATCACGCGCATTTCCTCTTCCAATTTTTGGTCGATGAAAGCGGGGTCGGCTTCGGGATAATCCGCCAAATGCACACTTTCGCCAGCGCCCAGGCTCAGGAAAAGTTCTTCAGCCAGATGTGGCACGAAGGGCGCAATCAACTTGGCAACAGTTTCAAGCACTTGATAAAGAGTGCGATAGGCATCAATTTTGTCTTCGGTGAGTTCCATCGCCCAAAAACGTCTGCGGCTGCGGCGCACATACCAGTTTGAAAGTTCGTCTATCACAAAATCCTGGATGGCACGCACAACTCGGGTCAACTCATATTCCTCCATCCAAGCCCGAACCTGCGCGGTCAGGCTTTGCAGGCGGCTCACAATCCAACGATCGATTTCGGCGCTGCGCGTCCAATCACGGGGATATTTTGAAATATCGAAACCATCGATATTTGCGTAGATTGCGAAGAAGGAATAGGTGTTTTTCAGGGTGCCGATGAATTTTCCAATCACCTCACGCACGCCATCGACATCAAAACGGGTCGGAACCCAGGGTGGGCTTACTTCCACCATATACCATCTGATGGCGTCGGCGCCAAAATCATGCATCAATTCGATGGGATCAACCGTGTTACCCTTGGATTTGCTCATTTTTTGCCCGGTTTTATCCAGGATTAAATCGTTCACCAGACAGCTTTTATAGCTGGAAACGCCCTTGTAGAGCGTGGAGATGGTCAGCATGGAATAGAACCAGCCGCGGGTTTGGTCGATGGCTTCGCAGATGAAATCCGCGGGGAAAAGTTCGGATTCGAAACACTCTTTGTTTTCAAAAGGATAGTGCCACTGCGCGAAGGGCATGGCGCCACTGTCGAACCAACAGTCAATCACCTCCGGGGTGCGGTTCATGCTGCCGCCACATTTTGCGCAGGGCAAACTCACATCATCTATATAAGGTCTATGTAATTCAATATCTTCAGGAACCGTTGAGCCATCCGCCAGGCGCCCTTTTTCACGCAATTCGGAAATCGAGCCCACGGAGGTTTTATCGCCGCAATCCCCACAAACCCATATATTTAGAGGTGTGCCCCAGAAACGATCGCGGGAAAGAGCCCAGTCCACGTTGTTTTCCAGCCATTCGCCAAAGCGCTTTTCACCCACAAAAGGCGGATACCAATTGATTTGGCGGTTGTTTTCAAGGAGCTTTTCCTTGAACTTTGTGGTGCGAATATACCAGCTTTCGCGGGCATAATAGATGAGAGGATTTTCGCAGCGCCAGCAATGGGGATAGCTGTGTTTCATCTGTTCGCGGCGGTAGAGCTTGCCCTCATCACGCAGGCTGCGGATGATGTCTTTATCCGCGTGTTTCACAAAAACCCCCGCCCAGGGCGTCACTTCGGGGAGAAATTTTCCTTCGGCATCCACAGGCTGGATGAAAGGCAGATCATATTTCATGCCCAGGCTATAGTCGTCCTGGCCAAATGCCGGCGCGGTGTGAACAATACCGGTGCCGTCGTCCATGCTTACGTAATCCGCCAAACCGATAATCCAAGCGGGTTTATCCACTTTTATAAAATTGAAAAGAGGTTCATAGCGACGTTTTTCCAAATCGCGTCCGGTAAATTCTGCCAAAATCTCTGCTTCACCATCCAAAACCTCAAGCCGCGCTTTGGCGAGTATTAAATTCTCATCCTGATGCCGCACTTTCACGTAAGTTTCGTCCGGATGAACCGCCAGCGCAACGTTCGAAATCAGGGTCCAGGGTGTGGTGGTCCAAGCCAGATACCAGGTATCTTCTTCGTCCAGAGCTTTGAATTTTACGAATACGGAGGGGTCTTCCACATCGCGGTAGCCCTGAGCCACTTCGTGCGATGAAAGCGGCGTGCCGCAACTGGGGCAATAGGGCACAATTTTGTGGGCTTTATAAATCAGATCGCGGCGGAAAAAATCGTTCAAAATATGCCACACGGATTCGATGTAATCGTTTGTGAGGGTTACGTATGGATCGTCCAAATCAATCCAGTAGCCCATCAATTCGGTCATTTCGCGCCATTGATCCAAATAGCTCCAAACCGATTCCTTGCAGGCCAAACAAAACTTTTCTATACCATACTCTTCGATGGCTTTTTTGTCTTCCAGCCCAAGCTGTTTTTCCACCTCAATCTCGACCGGCAAGCCGTGGGTGTCCCATCCCGCCTTGCGTTTAACCTGGTGTCCTGTCATGGTTTTATAGCGGCAAACCAAATCCTTCAAGGTGCGGGAAATAACGTGGTGGATGCCCGGTCTGCCGTTCGCGGTGGGCGGGCCTTCATAAAAAATAAAACGCGGAGCGCCCTCACGAAAATCGATGCTTTTTTGGGCCAATTCCCGCTCTTTCCAATAGGCGCGAATGCGCTCTTCCAGATGCCTGGGGCTCTCTTTAAGATCAATATTTTTAAACATTTATACTATTTTCTGCCTGTCTTGTTTTCGCGCTCCTGTGGCGCGGTTTATATTTTTTAAAGAACTTTAATTTACGCTTGGATTTGCTTAACCAATCTTTTTTGTGTGACTCGAGCGTCGCTGTCCAGGTATAAACTTCTGCTGCGCTTGCGGTTGCTCTTTCACGTGTTCGTAGGCCTTGGGCATCACGGAGCCTTCTTCTTCATCCAACTCCTGTTTTTCCTCGAATAGGTCGCTGAAATGTTCTTTCAGGTCTTCGTGTTCGGAAACGTATTGTTTCCAATCTTCCATGGCGGCATCCATGTCCACACAGCGGGTGCAAAGTACCAGCAGATTTTGGTCTGTGGTGCCAATCCAGCCGCGGTCATAACAGGTGTCGCAGCTTTTTTTCTGGCGATGCTTGCGGGCGATTTCCTGGGCCGCTTCCAGATGCTTTTCCTCAAGCTTGAACATGATTTCTCCTTTCCCCGGCAACGGGTTTTTCAAGGTAAAAACCTATTTTCGGGGCATTTTTTCACCGTTTAAACCATCTTTTTCACCGGCGCGTTTCTGAAAAGGATTATTTTCGCATTGTCAGTTCGGATTATTTTTTGCGACGGGGTTTGGTTTCGGTGGATGTTGATTTAGCCTTGCTTTTGGGCTCTTCTTCCACGGGTTTTTCGGCTTCGTCGTTGCCAAATTGCATGGGTTCTGTCACCATGGATCTTTTCATGGTGACTCTCACTATCGGCTCCAGCCGGTGACTCACGATAAAAAGGTTCTTGTTTCGCGCGAGTGCCAGCTTTTCTTCGGGCGTCATCGCCTCGATTTCCTTGAGGTTCACAATCTTATCGATTATGCCGGTTTCCATGTCCACAATCTGGACAAAGGTTTGCTTTTCAGCCATGAAGCTTACCTCCATTATGTATTTTTTGGGAAATTTGTTGCAAATATCGGTGACAAAATCCAAATACACGTCCCTGTTCTGGTGATACCAGATGCGGAAGGAACGGCACTTCGCCACACGGTGGCAAACCGCGCACAATGGCGGTGCCACTTGGCGGTGACGCTTTATTTCACAGGCGTATAGTCTGGATTTTTTCATAGCTATCCTTTTCTTTGGAAAGCGGTTGTCTGTCAAGAACAATCAGCCGTGGCCCCTGCGTTTCTCAGGATTATCTCATTATGTTCGCTTGCCACTTTGAGGATGATCTTCCGTTGATATTTGAATGATATTGAGCCAGAGGCAAGTGTGGAGCTTTTCGGAAATTTGAGGTTGACAAAATCCACAATGACTATTTCCTGTAAAAAAGCCACATTTGGCTGTGAGGCATCAATGAAACAGACGATTGAAGACATTCGCGGTTTGCTGAAAAGCGGCGCGTTCACAGACGAACAACACGTCCGATTTTCCCTGGTGGGCAGGCTTTGTCAAGCTTTGGGTTGGAACATCTGGAATCCCGCCGAATTTTACACAGAGTTCCAGGTGAAAAAACTCCCACTGAAAGACCTCAGCAAAGACGTCAGAGGCTGGGTGGATGTGGCATTGTTCATTCCGCAAGCCACACCGGAAGGCGCGGAGGTGTTCATCGAAGTGAAAACCCCCGGCAAGCTGGATTCAGACCTTGCCGCGGGCGAAATGCAACTGCATCTTTACAACGCCTACCACAAATCCGCCATCAGTGTTCTCACCGATGGCATTCAGTGGCGTTTTTATCTGCCTTCCGCAGGCGGGGAATTTGAAGACAAGCTCTTCAACCACATCGATATTTTGAAAGACGACCCCGACGATATTGCTCAAACATTTCTGGCCATCCTGCATCGTGACAATTTTCGCCCCAAAGCGCTGCAAACAGCAGAGGAAATGCGCCGGGAACTGGCAAAAATAAAGCTGATTAACTGCGTGAAGGAAGAAGCTCTCGCGATGCACGAAAAAACCGATATTCCCCTGTTTTTAATCGCCAAACAGCTTCTTCAGAAGAACCACAAAACGAAGCTGGAACAGGATGAAATCGAAAGACTTTGGAACAAAAAACATTCCGGGATCAGGCCAAAGAAAAAGGGAGACACACCGGAATCCATCCCAATCCAAACGCTGGATGAATCAAGCGTTTATACGGAAGTGTTAAAAGATTACAGATTTTTAAAGCCCCGTTTCATCATTCTGCCTCAACTGGGAAAAATTGAGATTTCAAATTGGAGAGATTTGAAACGTGAGGTTTATAACTGGTTGCTGAAAATAAAACCTGATCTTGTTTTAACAGGAATAAGAAAGTTTTCGAAAGATAAAGGTGATTTTGTGAATCCTATCTCCTTGATTGATGGCTATTTTGGCGAGGGGAATCTTAACGCAACAAATATTGTCAAACACAGCCGCAAAGCCATGGCCGCCGCAGGTTTTGACCCCCTCAAAGATTTGATTATTGGCTATTCCTACACCTCAAAAAGAAGGAAACAGTAATCCATCCGGCTGTGAGAGATATTCGCGTAGCGGTGCTTGTCGAACTGTCAACTTTCGCGGATGCTGTTTTTTTCTTGACAGAAAATGCCCCATGCGCATCTTATTTTAAAAATGATTTTTCATTGATCCGAGGAGCTTAAAATGAAAAAACTTGCCCTGTTTTTTGCCCTGTTTCTGCTGGTGACACTGTTGCCCGCGCGGAATTTGGTTTTGGTGAATTACATCCACAGCGAGTTGGGCGGAAGAGTGATGGAAAAGCTGTTGGAATATGGAGAAAACAACCGCTGGTATCCTCTGGCGGATGCGGAAAAACCTGGCGATATCTGTCTGTTTGTGAAGGAATTTGATCCGCCCCGTGATTTCGATCATAAACTCAGCTTCGTTTCCATCACCTTCACGGTGGTGAAAGAAGCTTTTGGCGACTACACGGAATTCATCCCGCTGGACAGCAGTTCTAGCCGCACCTGGTATGTGGGCACGGAGCTTGTTGTTTTGGACCCCAAAAAAATGGAGCGCACGCTGGATACAATGATTGAACAGGTTGACATGCGGATTGCTCTTTTTTTGTCCATCTACGAAAATTTTGCCTTTGAGGAATATGCCGAAAGCCCCCAGGGAATGCTGGAGGACGCTTTAAAAAACTATTGCCAAAATGTTTTGGACCTTTGGAAAACACCCGCGCGCCAGGGCGGATTGGGGCAAAAAATCACCTCCAAAAGCAAAAAAGACCTGGCTCGTGGCTTGGGATTTGACCCCAATACTGGCAGCACCTTTATCCCTTTTTTGGAATATTACTACAGCATCCGGGAGCTGGGTAGAAACCGTATTGTGATTGAGGCTGACCTCGCTGGGCCTTTTGAGATGGAATCCACTCCGCTTTTGGGCATCATCGATCTGGAAAACGACAGCTTCTTGATTGTGCCAGAAGACTGGGACTATTGATTCCTACAGATTTTGCTTGACCGTGGAGTTGTTCCCAAATTTTAGAACGATAATGATAAATAGGTATCCGGGGAGGATATTATGACCCTTAAAAAATTGGCAATTATAGCGATGGTTGCCTTGTTTGCCCTGCAGGCCTGGGCGCTGAGCTTGGATGATTTTCGTGATATTTACTTTGAAACTGAGGAAGTGGCGGATTTTATCCCCTTCGCCAAAGCCTTCATCGATGAAACCGAGACCTTGGACGACATCGATTATGCCATGTATTATTGGAGGGATTGGGATTCCGATTCCTTTGGTGAATATCTGGATTCCAAACTGGAATCAAGGAACCCAAAATATCGCTATTTGCATGCGATGCAAGATGAAAGCTCATACGTTAACCTGGAGCGGGCGCGCGCTTTGATTGAAAGCCAGCGTGGTT encodes:
- a CDS encoding isoleucine--tRNA ligase, with translation MFKNIDLKESPRHLEERIRAYWKERELAQKSIDFREGAPRFIFYEGPPTANGRPGIHHVISRTLKDLVCRYKTMTGHQVKRKAGWDTHGLPVEIEVEKQLGLEDKKAIEEYGIEKFCLACKESVWSYLDQWREMTELMGYWIDLDDPYVTLTNDYIESVWHILNDFFRRDLIYKAHKIVPYCPSCGTPLSSHEVAQGYRDVEDPSVFVKFKALDEEDTWYLAWTTTPWTLISNVALAVHPDETYVKVRHQDENLILAKARLEVLDGEAEILAEFTGRDLEKRRYEPLFNFIKVDKPAWIIGLADYVSMDDGTGIVHTAPAFGQDDYSLGMKYDLPFIQPVDAEGKFLPEVTPWAGVFVKHADKDIIRSLRDEGKLYRREQMKHSYPHCWRCENPLIYYARESWYIRTTKFKEKLLENNRQINWYPPFVGEKRFGEWLENNVDWALSRDRFWGTPLNIWVCGDCGDKTSVGSISELREKGRLADGSTVPEDIELHRPYIDDVSLPCAKCGGSMNRTPEVIDCWFDSGAMPFAQWHYPFENKECFESELFPADFICEAIDQTRGWFYSMLTISTLYKGVSSYKSCLVNDLILDKTGQKMSKSKGNTVDPIELMHDFGADAIRWYMVEVSPPWVPTRFDVDGVREVIGKFIGTLKNTYSFFAIYANIDGFDISKYPRDWTRSAEIDRWIVSRLQSLTAQVRAWMEEYELTRVVRAIQDFVIDELSNWYVRRSRRRFWAMELTEDKIDAYRTLYQVLETVAKLIAPFVPHLAEELFLSLGAGESVHLADYPEADPAFIDQKLEEEMRVIIDLVYLGRAARNACQIKVRQPLQKMYVPAKHKATVQRMAGLLQEEVNIHEIVYVAEDDDFVHYELKPQFKVMGPKYGSQMKAIAAELAKLKGQEVLSAFNATGSYRLEPLGLDLVPEDVAVHIQPREGFVFESLKDTFVALDTTLSPELLREGLARELVNKIQFSRKEQGFEIMDRIRVSWKGDADIAAALAEHGDFIKSETLCDELLENPDIQGVQPVDINGKEVFLKIERLA